From the Pyrenophora tritici-repentis strain M4 chromosome 5, whole genome shotgun sequence genome, the window AAACAGGTAAAACAATTGCACTCGCTGCATGTTACTGGCTATCCAACCCAGTTTCCCTGACCGGACCCCATGTGACCATGTGGCGTAATCATGGCACGCACTCGATGCTTCCAACTCCCGTTCCAGGTACCTGAGTCCCGTTGGGAGTTGGCATGTGCGAGCTGATTCAGCATGCCACGCGTAGCCGCAGAATCGCGAACATTGACGTGGGATTGATGCCATCCAGTGGTCCGTGAAACGTGCCATGGCACCACTTTGGCGACATCGAACAACATCTCACCGCTGCTGGGCCCAACCTAAAACTGATACTATTCGTCGTGTCTAGACTTCAGCCCTGCATGCGGCTCTTCGGGGCATCAATGCGCGCGAAGCTTCGATCGTCACTGACGGCCCGACTCATAACCGTTGTGGAATACCGACCGGTGTGTAGAGCAGGTTCACGCCTCCCCGCCATGACCTGCTCCGTGTCGGACCCTTCTCCACGAAGACTACTGATGCCAAGTACCGACCCtttcttccagagctcttctAGTTCCCCTCCGCCTCGCGTTCGGAACCTAGATGCGGGAGCAGCGAGAGTACCGACTCAAGTTCCGAATACGAAAGCTCAATTCCCTCACGGCAATCCGTCGGCAAATCTCAAGCCCGAAATTCCTTCCCCGTGTGCGTCAATTATCGGCGTTACAAATATCCTGGTTGTCACGACGTCTTTTACACGTACGTACGTACGCCCTACCTGTCAAAGTGGATCGCGCCTGTCGTGAGAAAAAGTGGCTACCGTACCTGGGAACGCATCACCAGTACCCACACGCAAATTTCACCAGGATCGTCTGTAGACGCCGATCTGCCGCAATTGGGCGGTATGTAGTGACAGCACCACTTTTTAGTACCTGTCTTCATACTGtgacaacaacaacaaagTCATCAAACAAACAAACCTTCATGTGAAGAAGACTGAAACTTCCGGTCAATGTCTCAACATCTTGCACAGTTCCAGAACGCTTTTATGCGAGATGATGTTGGTTTCACGTAACATCTCGTACGTTTACCGTACTCAACAAACCTTTTTTATCCACAATTCTTTCATAACAGATACGTATTATCATCACATGGTAGGAGTAGAGAAGAGTGTGTCAGGTCATGTAAGATCTGCCGGTATACTTACCACTTGCCAGCGGCACATGTTCCCACACATGACAGAACTATGACAGGGTTCTGCACGTCTTCGCAATTGGATGACGAGTTGTAAAAAGCCGGTGGAAAATCAAGCATCATTGGTCGTATTCCACTCAATTCTGGAATCTGCAAAACCCTGCCTGATCCTGGCCATGATCTGTCGATTGTCAAAATCTGCGATGCATGGAACCTTGTTTCAGATTTTCTTCACTCTCTGTTGTAGTGGGTACAAATGACGCATATTTTACTTTGTTTTATCCCTGCAGGGAAGCTGTTGCGGGCATCGTAGGTACTAAACTGCACTCTCCGAGAGTAAAAGGCCTCTTTTGGTGTACATGTATTCTTTAGGGTAGAGGAATGAGGCTCTAAACAGCTGAGTGGATGACCGTGCATCCACCAGCTAGGACCATAACAGTTCGTCAATGGTGACTACCAGGTACTTGAGAGATTATTGCACTCCACGTGTTGCTAAACACGACAAGGGCCCCTTGTGCCTGGCTGTCACTGGACATTGAAAAAAGGTTCGAACAGCAGCATGAACCCTTCGTGTTCAAACATAACCCTGTCGCATTCTGCTGTCGGAAAACCTGCGGTAGTCTGAACGCTTGTACCTACGCGCACGCCCCACCAGTTCTCCAAATCGATCAACATAGTCTTTTTCACATCGGAAAACTCGTTTTGGCAAATGCATCAATTCATTAGATCGTGCTATATGCCATGTAGACCTCAGCCCATCCTTATTTTTCGAACCCGTGACTCCATATCATGCAAGCCATGTTGGTATCGCTAAGTGGTATTATAGATCTACTCGTCATCCTCATCCGCCTCGTCGTTGACAACGTTGAAGAAGCGGAGCTCGTAAACACCCTTGGAGGTGGAAACGACGCGGAGCCAGTCACGGAGCTGCTGCTTCTTGAGGAACTTCTTGGTACTGCCATTGGCATTAGCGCAATTCACACGCCCCTAGAACCCAGATATACGTACAGGTACTTCAAGTAGCGGCCGGAGAACTCCTGGTGCGCAATGACCTCGATCTTGCCATCGCCCTGCTGGCTGATCTGGATAGTGTCGCCAAGGTTACCAGTGCGGCCCTCGACCTTGATGCGGTCGTGGAGGAACTTCTCGAAAGCCTGGATGTCGAAGATCTTGTCGTTGACGGGCTGCGAGCAGTTGATGATGAACTTCTTGGTGACCTTTTGGCCCTTCTTGGCGGCGGCGTTGCGCTTCTACATTGGTACTTAGCCTACTGTTCTTATGCGGGTGGGTTGCCCGGCAGCGGACAGCAAAGCGGTTGTACATACGGTTGTGGACATTTTGACGGCTGGGAGGGGAGCGCAAAGAAATGGGTATCCTGCGTCTGTAGGTTGGGTGATGAGAGAGTGTCGTGAAGCGTGAAGAAGTTCGACATGGCAGGTGCAAAATTGCCGACGCGATCGTGGGGGGCGCTAGGCAGCATGTAGGATAGCTCTATGCCAAGACTTCGAGCGGCGCTCATTGGCCGGACTGGACCCTTTCCGATCTTGACATACAACGTCGAATCGTTCTTGTTGTTTGTGTCTACAACTTCTTTGACACTATTCTTAGTATTCAAGAGTCAAAAATTTGTGTCAAAAGTCAGGAAGGTGATACGATCCACGCCCACGCTAATACTGCAGCACTTGCAGATCTCTTTGAAACAGGACACACAATTCCTTGGTAGATTGTGTGTTTGTACCTGGCATAAACACCGGTCGAAGTGGATCCGATAGTGTATTATTGAAGAGACAGATATGAGAGCATGCGTTCCCCTCCCAAATTTCCTGGAGCACTGTCTTGGGAGCCATGAAACTGACCGCCAGTAGCGAAGACTTACTGAGGGTGTGGTGGTGGCAGGAACTATTGGCTCGCTGAAGCAGATAAATCACGCGTACAGCTGATGCAGCTCTTCATGTAGCCTAGCTATGCAGACTTCGTATGGGCTGCAGTTAGAGATGGATCAGGGGTCGTACGTTCAAACACGCTTACGATGAGGGTGTAACCGGTCGTGACAAGACTACACACTAAACATGGCCCCAAGACTCTTAAACAGGCAGAGTTTGTTGTGATCGCGACCTGCGAGACTCGGCCGAGCAGCAGATAGCTGCCGCAAGGCTGGGGGCCGAGATGGCTGGGCGTTGGGGCGTTACCTGGGCGGCTGGCAGAAATGTCAGGCCGATGGCGCGATTAACCTTCACCCCTGCATGCCGCCTTTCCGAGTTTTCCAGAAGTTGCGAAGAATAACATTATACGCGCAGATCTCGGTGCTTTTGTCGGAGGATTGGGGTCTTGCTTCAACTAGGTATGCGCTGTCAATACAGGATGCGTTTGGTCGCGGAGGCTTCATCCGTCTCGCTTGGTCCAACTCCACAGAAGGACGTGCAGCTGAAGACAGCGGCAGTTACAGGGATTCGTTGTCGAACTACAGGCACGTCTGCAAGGAGAATAAGGAGAATAAGAAGAATCTGGTGTGGACAGTCTTGTCTCGTGGTATCAGAACAGGAAGTGCTGACATTTATGATCTGCCGTAATAATACATGAAAGAAGTAATGGAGCCAACCAGTAAAGCAAGAAGCAAGTAGATCGTCCAGAAACATGCGTACCATCTTGAAATCAAACTCTGATAATCGTACAAATGTCCTCAACAAAGAATTGAAAGAAACCCGTCGAATAATTCCAAGCAAATTGTGAATGAATACCAAGCCCGCCTACTGCATCTTGTGAACCGTGCCAAGCGTCATAGAATCGAGTTCGCGAGTCATTGCGTCCTTTGGGATGCCAGTGTTGTGGCCGCAAGTGCAACCGCCGGATGCGGAAGTTCCGACACGGTACTTTGCCGAAAGGCCAACGGGAAGCGCGGAGAGCGGAGCATTGACGAACTTCTGCATAGGATTCTCTCCGTCGGGGGCAGGTCGCTGCGCCATCTGCAATAGGGGTGCATGATGGGGACAATTGCTATCTGGAGGCTGCACAGGCGCTACGATGGTGGTTGGAAGGGTCTGGCCCTGACTATAGACTTGGTAGGAGAAATCTTTGCGATCGGTGTTTGCCATCTTTTCGATTAGATTCGTTGCAGGTTTCTTGAAACCTTTTCTGCTCCGTTTGGTTAAAGTCAGTTCACTTCCAGATGTAAAACTTCCCGGGAACTACAAATGCGCACCTGTGTTGTGGGAAGGATAGAGTCAGAGGAATGTTTATGTGAATCAGAGGAGGTATCGTATCGTTGTCGAGATATCAAAGAGCACGACGTTGGCTCATTATAGTCTTATACAGACAAACAATTGTACCACAGCTGATGGCGGAGGCGCTCGTTCCGCCAGCGTGTGTCCCTCGTCTCCTTTTCCTACATCGCTTCCGCTTGCAGATGTCTGATGCATCAGGGTGATCCGCCAACGCACAGTGCGATAGTCGATGATGGGGTCGATGGTGGGTGGGGTGGGTCGTTGGCAGGGACAGGGTATGAATTATCCTAGCTGCGTTCTTGTCTCCAATGTGTGGTACCGAGTTAGTGCGTTGGGATAGCGGTTGTATGGTCCCGTTGGCCTCACAGACTAAGAAACCCACGTCGGAGTGCCGAGGCGATACGAGGCTTTGCAGCATCTGGCCATGAACGTTTCATCTTCATGAAAGAGTGGAGCATATCATTACACGAAAACCTGAATTATGGGAGTTAAAGTTTGTGAACGTTATGGAGGACTGCGGCCGGCTATTCCCTGTGTCTGACCGGTGTAGACAGATGTCGAGCGCCATTGTTTTCAATGCATGCAGGTACCGTCCGCGTGCCTGTATGCAGTCTTATCGAAGCAGTAAGATGAGATCGCTTTCGCTTTGACGATCTGCCCTGCGCTGGGAATGAGGGGTTTGCGAGGGAGTGGATCCATATCTGCACGTAAGCCTTCTGAAGCGAGTCCGGAAACACCAGGACTGCCGATCTGAAGCACATTCCAGACTGTTTTTTTCAGACAGTGAGGTGAAGATAGAACAATATTGACTGGAAAATAGACACTGGTAGCCACTGTTTATTATAAGACCTTGAGTTGGGATGAAAGAAACAAGTGCTGGCATCTACATAATATTACATACACAACAAACAGTTTGACATCATTATACGTACACATTAGGGCTTATTCGTTTCGAAGAAGAGCGTAACAAGCTAGTCGGGTGTTTAGTGTAAGCCAAAGGCTGGCTGTTTTACGGGACGTGCTGATAGCCGCGTAAGGAGGATTACAGGCAACCGTTTGATGGCGTAGAAAGAGCCACCGGATCTTTGGCGTATGACATTGCCGCGCGATTTGAGGTGCCGTAGCGCTGTAGCGAGATTTTGAAGGATGTCCGATTGCGTTCGGGATCAACAAGGTTGAAGTCGTCAGCAGAGAGCTTACAAATGGAAGATTACACTGAGACAACTGCCCCTTTGTTGTTTTCACCGCCTATCCGCCTGTCTGCCTACCCGCTTGGCGCCAGGCCAGAACCAGGATGTGATATCAGACGAACAGGTCGCGTCTAGGGACGAAGCTTGGATCTGCGACATTTGCTGTCGTCATGGACTCAAGGCGGACAGCACATGCTGTAAGCTTTGGTGTAGACATGGGGGTATTGAGAGCAGGCTGGTGGGCGCGGGGTGTGATTTGCACGAATCATGGGATGCCTAAGAGGCAACGAGGCAATCATCCTTGGCCATCATGCAGGCGACGTATGGGTGGCCTCCATCAGCTGGTGGCAACAGACACAAGCGCGTTCCTGGATTTGAACCTTGCTTCCACGTGGCTACCCTGGGCTTCTGCAGTCCATACCAGGTATGGACCGTTGCTAGGAGGCTGGCTGTTGCGCGCCATAGAGGCAAAGGAGAAATTTGCAATGCCAGGATGCTCAATCGAGGTTGTTGAACATGGATGGCGAAACAGATGGCCTTGCCCCTGGAGGTTCTGTAATTGGCTTGCAGTGACGATCAATATTATTTGGTGTTGTTTGAGACTGTGTATTGTTTCAAAAGTCCTGCCGCTTGAGTTTACCATGGTGAAAGTGACAGACGTGTGACAGGAGGGGCTAAGGTGCACCCATGTCGCAATACATTGCGTCCGTCTTCCTGTCAGCCCGCAGCTGGACCTATCCAGCTCGTAGACCTGCAATGCGTCGCGACAGAACAGCCCATGCGCGTAGCTAACACATCCTGGCCTGCAAGACTCGTGACACGGTCAAAGTAGTTAGCCTGGACTGGTTGACACGGGTTGAGGATTACCAGGGTGGCTTGTGTCACTGTATGCGCCAGACACGCCGATTAGatgcttacccacactgtcaagtattttagGTGGGATAGTGTTTTGTACTGGTATGGCCCTGTCGTGCTGTTGGGGAACCGCAATGTCGGAAGTAACCGCAGCCTCGGGTAGTGGGGGGTGCGAGACCGAGGCGAACCGCTGCAGCTGCAAGAAGAAAACATTTAGAGTCTCGAACAGCCCCAGGGTCATCAACACGCGATTTCAGGTACCAACAACTTCTTGAGCGTGTACCACTCGTTTGCTCCCCAGTATCGACGCGATGAACGGAACGTGTACTAATGGTACTAATGGCTCCAATGGCACGCCGTCTGGCCCCAAACTTCTCTGGAAGCATAGCTCCCCAGAAACTACTCCCATGCACCAGTTCCTCCAATCCGTAAACAAAACACACGGCCTGAAACTGTCGAGCTACAAGGAGCTACACCAATGGAGCATCGAGAACATTGACCAGTTCTGGAAAAGAACATGGGAATTCGTGGGAGTAAGACACCAGGGAACTCCGTCATCAGTAGGTTGCCATTGCacctgggtgtcataaaatacttgaaTGCATGGGTAAGTTCCTAGTAGGCGTGCCTGGCGGCTACAGTGGCCTttgtacactagtatgtcaagtattttatgacatCCAGGGTTGTTTCATGTCCGCAATACCCACTTACCATGACTAGGCGGTGGACCCTAACGCACCCATGTTCCCACGGCCTGCATTCTTTCCAGGCGCGACATTAAACTTTGCTGAGAACCTTCTTTTTCCCACCCAAGAAGTCGATCCCGAATCATCCGCCGTCATCGCCGCGACCGAGACCACCCGCGAGTCAGTGACATGGAGGGAACTCAGGGACCGTGTGAAGCTATGTCAAGCTGGCATGTTGGCACTAGGCTTGAAGGAAGGCGACAGAGTCGCAGGCTATGTTGCGAACCACACCAACGCGCTAGTAGCCATGCTCGCTGCGACGTCGCTAGGTGCTGTATGGACTGCAGTCAGTCCAGATACTGGTGTGCATGCTGTACTCGATAGGCTACGGCAGATCGAGCCGGTACTGCTTTTCGCAGACAACGCATCCTTCTACAATGGGCGAAGTCATCCAGTGCTCCCCAAGGTCACTGAGATCGTCGCAGACCTTCCATCTCTCCAGGCTGCCGTCATATTTCCCACAGTGGCTTCCGTTGATTTCAACGTCAGTTCGATACCAGTGGTATCCGGAAAAGCCTATGAATATGCGACGTTCACATCCTTGAAGTCAGTCCCAGAGCTTACGTTCAAGCAACTCCCACCAGATCACCCTGTTTACATATTATATTCGAGTGGTACAACTGGTGCACCAAAATGTATTGTTCACGGTGCTATCGGAACATTGCTGCAGCACAAGAAAGAGCACATCATGCACTGCTCGATAACGCCTCAGTCAAAGCTCTTCTATTTCACGACTTGCACTTGGATGATGTGGCATTGGTTGGTCAGTGGTCTTGCATCAGGCGCTACACTGGTCCTCTATGACGGTTCACCATTCCGATATGTCGATACATCTAACCCATCGATTTCTGTACCGGACGACCTCGCCATGCATCGCCTCATTAATGAGTTTGACATCACTCACTTTGGGACTTCTGCGAAATACTTGTCTGTTCTAGAGCAGAAGTCGGTTGATCCTGCCGCTGCGGGTCTCGCACTGGACAAGCTGGAGGCCATCTACTCCACGGGATCGCCGCTCGCCCCGTCAACCTTCTCCTACGTCTACTCCGCATTCCCCTCGACTATCAACCTTGGTAGCATCACTGGCGGCACAGACATCATCTCCCTCTTTGGCGCACCAAATCCACTCATACCCGTCTATGAAGGCGAGATCCAGGGCCCTGGTCTCGGTATGGCCATCGCAGCGTACGACTATACCGGGGCGGACATTTCTTCGACCGGCGAACCTGGCGATCTGGTATGCAACAAGCCCTTCATATGCCAACCAGTAGCATTCTGGGGCAAAGAAGGCGAATTAAAGTACTGGAAGTCATACTTTGACAAATTTACAAACGAGAAACATCAGCCCATCTGGCATCATGGCGACTTTGTACGCTTCAACCCTGAGACTGGGGGCTTGTGGATGCTTGGTCGCAGTGACGGTATTCTCAAACCTGCAGGTGTACGTTTCGGATCGGCGGAGATTTACAACGTGGTGCTCCAGTACTTCCCAGAGGATGTCGCAGATGCGCTGTGCATTGGCCGGAGGAGAGAGACTGATACCGACGAGACGGTCATCCTGTTTCTCAAGATGGCCGAAGGCCGTCGCATTTCGCCTGATCTGGTTGACCGAATCAAGATGACGATCAGAAAGTCGCTCAGCGCACGTCACGTACCCGCTGTAGTGGACGAGTGTCCTGAGATTCCGGTCACCACCAACGGAAAGAAGTAAGTTCGATATTTTTACTGACGTGTACTTGTACTGACAACCAGCAGGGTTGAAGGCGCTGTCAAGCAGATTTTGTGTGGCATCAACGTCAAGACGAGTGCCAGTGTCGCAAATGCTGAATGTTTGGACTGGTACCGAGAGTGGTCGAACGCAAATTAGTGTTCAGCTGGATGCCTGCGTTAGCTTTGAATACTTCCATGTACCCTTGATATTGTATAGTAGTGTGTGTGGGAAGATACAGTATATAACTCAATCCAGAATGATTGCTTGTAGTCTACATATGAGTAGCGGGAAGTAAAGGCTCCGTGGACATAACTTCCAGGGGGATTTTAAGGTTCACATCTTGTGCGAATTCTTGGGGGCAAGAGCATGGTATCCGCCAAGCCGTGGTAATAGCACATAGGAGAGATAATTGGAAAGCTGTGGTATCTACCAGGCCGCGATAGTAGCACATAAGAGAGGCAATTGAAGGCGCATTTTCCCTGGTCACAGAGACATTTGTTTGATTACTATAGTTATGCCTAGCTACGAATATACAGCACTCGCTAGCTTGATCTCCTTAGAGATAATAAGGCAAGACTTTTCCCGGAACCCTTTGGCTTGAAAGTCACCACCCGTCCGTTTACAACTTGACCATAATATCGTTGATAGCCTTTTCTGCCTTGAGGAACAAATACCCGAAGGCTTCCCTTTTCCCAGTGGCCTCCTCACTAATCACGACTCTGAGATGTCCAGGACCATCAAGTACAGACACCATAGCTGTGCGAATGAAACAATCTTGGTCAGTGCAGAAGATGTCCCTGTATGTGACCGAAACATGGGAGATGGGGACGTCGGGGCCGACGGCGTACTTGATGAGGAACGCAATGTTGTCTGATGTATTGGATGTTAGTTCCTTGCTTGAAACGGAGTAGAGGGGAGTGCGGGGCAATTTACAAGAACCTGCTTCGATCCGGCGCGCTCCCAGTTCGTCGACGTCCAAAGCGTGGATGGCGCTTGCGATATGATGCTGCAGCACGTCCGATTTCGAGGATGCCATTTCGGTGACAGAGAAGGTCCAGACTTTAAGGGTTGCTCGTTTGATTTGGGGAGAAGAGCTGATGGTGAGCGGTTGATGGTCGACGGGAGTAGAGCTTTTATAGCTGTGTGGGTGATTTCACCTTCACCACACTAAGAGCCAACCAAGACCCTGGGGCCAGGCACTTTCTAGTTAGTTTCCAGGCACCAGTTGTATCTGTTTGCTTGAAACGCTTCTTATCGATAGTCCCATTTAGACCTGACATCATCTTTGTTCTCCTTCCTGGAAATGGGCTCGGACGGCTACATGACTGATCGTAGGTAGGCTCACTGTCACCAATCACAGGTATTCGCTTTAGTGAGCATGATATATGTTACTCTTAGTTCGTATTGCAAAAGTTTTATATAAAACTGGATGTATCTGAGAGATGCGGTATATGTGCATTTGAAACTACCCTAAATGCTGGACCATCTCCATTCATGGCCGGGCTTCAGATGTTCATGCCCTAGAGGCTGCGTAGAGGCTGCACAGAAGCCGATAGAAGCTTCTTTAAGCTCCTAAATTGTGCTGCAGCCAACATCGTACCCAATATCCCCGATGTGGGCCTCTTGTTCCAGCATGTACTTGATAATCCTGTCCACCTTCTCGGTCAAACCGACCATAACAGATTGACCCCACAGCACCTGCGCAGTGACCACGACTCTGAGTTGCTCCTGGCGTTGATGGAGGGAGACTGTGGCTTGGTGGCCGATCTCACGATTATTAACACCGCGAAGGTCGATGATGGAGACAGAGACTTCGGAGGCGGAGACCCCGGGACCGCCGGCACGCTTGACGAGGAAGGCGATGTTATATGTACAGTATGATTTTAGCTTGTTTGTTTCTGGATATGATGACGGGTGAGAAGCGTACGGGACATTACTTTGACGACATGCTGTGGAAGAGGACCGCGCATAGGTTCAATGGCGCTGAAGATGTACTGATGCAGCGCCTCGGATGCTGGGGATGCCATCGTGGTTGATGTTGAATATGCTGGTTCTCTTAGTTCCGGGATTTTCATGTCGTGCTCAAGAGGCGGGCGCGTGGTCACGAGTTGATGTGAGAAGAGGGAGGGGGCTGCTAAGTTATTTATACGTGGGTTGTCCATCATCTTCACTATTCACTACACTTAAATATGATCAAACATTTCACCGTTGATTCCCCACAGCAAACTGTTTGCATGTTTGCTATACTTCATATCGATATTTAGATCCAATTTTGGCAATTCGGTACGCTCTCAAAGGCATCTGGCTCAGTCAGGTCGTGTCGTGGCGATTGCACACCTAGGACATGTTTAGGGATCTAAACAACTCTGACAAATTTCCTCGGATTTCTCTACGTCAGAACTCCATTGCAACGCGTCCCTCTTCCGCGCTTAACTAAACTTCAACATGTTCCTACTAGCAGCTGCCTCGTCAATCACAACACCCGCGTCTTCATCTCTTTCCCCCCTTGCTCTGAGAATTTCGATTGTGCGAAATTCCTTCGGGTTCTCCGGGTCAACAGTATGAATGACGGCCAAGAAGATCAACTGTCTTCCTTCACTCACAAAGGCTATGGACAGGTTCTTCGTCCCCAGATCTGGACCCCCTTTAAACTTGACTTGTAACGCAAGGTTCTCTGTCATATGTTAGCTCGAGCCTGGACTGAAAGTAGTCTATTGCAATACCAGTGATTCTGAGTACTCTACGTAGCCGTTCGTCTGTATGGCCAATGTGAGCACAAAGCGTCACGTAGATTTTGCGCTCGATTGGGTCCAGGTGTTGGGGGATGAGATTGAGGGCTGCATTGATGCGTTCTTGTGCTGCGATGCTCATTTTGTTGTTTTTGGGCTACCGACAGAGTGATTTCGAAGAGAGAAGAAGTGATTTAGTAAATCTGAGTTGGATCAGAGAACATCATATGGAACATGAGGGTGTTTGCTAGCGCGGAAAATAGCTAATCATCTTAAAATATGCGATCATACTAACCACGGGTTGCAAACACAGTACAAAACAGCTGGCAGCAATCAATAGGACGATCAAAATCCTACTCATATCGTATCCCAGAAACGACGAACACATTTCTCTCCCAATTAAATTCAAACGGATAGACGGCGAACAATACATCGCATAATCTACGTAACATGAGTGCCAACGCCCCCATTCTGTCGCCACCACCATCAACGGTTACCCTATCTCCTATCCAACTGCACATCCTAAAAGTCCTCGACGCCGCTTCCAGAGACCGCTATATCTCACCGAGAAAAATCATCCGCCTCGCCGAGAGCATCCTCGCACTCGCAAAGCTACATGGTGGTACCGTAAGGCGGGGAGAAGATATCTCAATACTATTCTTAACAGATCCGGACGATGGC encodes:
- a CDS encoding PAT1 domain containing protein; this encodes MANTDRKDFSYQVYSQGQTLPTTIVAPVQPPDSNCPHHAPLLQMAQRPAPDGENPMQKFVNAPLSALPVGLSAKYRVGTSASGGCTCGHNTGIPKDAMTRELDSMTLGTVHKMQ
- a CDS encoding 60S ribosomal protein eL22; its protein translation is MSTTKRNAAAKKGQKVTKKFIINCSQPVNDKIFDIQAFEKFLHDRIKVEGRTGNLGDTIQISQQGDGKIEVIAHQEFSGRYLKYLTKKFLKKQQLRDWLRVVSTSKGVYELRFFNVVNDEADEDDE
- a CDS encoding Acs, Acyl-coenzyme A synthetase-AMP-(fatty) acid ligase, whose amino-acid sequence is MNGTCTNGTNGSNGTPSGPKLLWKHSSPETTPMHQFLQSVNKTHGLKLSSYKELHQWSIENIDQFWKRTWEFVGVRHQGTPSSAVDPNAPMFPRPAFFPGATLNFAENLLFPTQEVDPESSAVIAATETTRESVTWRELRDRVKLCQAGMLALGLKEGDRVAGYVANHTNALVAMLAATSLGAVWTAVSPDTGVHAVLDRLRQIEPVLLFADNASFYNGRSHPVLPKVTEIVADLPSLQAAVIFPTVASVDFNVSSIPVVSGKAYEYATFTSLKSVPELTFKQLPPDHPVYILYSSGTTGAPKCIVHGAIGTLLQHKKEHIMHCSITPQSKLFYFTTCTWMMWHWLVSGLASGATLVLYDGSPFRYVDTSNPSISVPDDLAMHRLINEFDITHFGTSAKYLSVLEQKSVDPAAAGLALDKLEAIYSTGSPLAPSTFSYVYSAFPSTINLGSITGGTDIISLFGAPNPLIPVYEGEIQGPGLGMAIAAYDYTGADISSTGEPGDLVCNKPFICQPVAFWGKEGELKYWKSYFDKFTNEKHQPIWHHGDFVRFNPETGGLWMLGRSDGILKPAGVRFGSAEIYNVVLQYFPEDVADALCIGRRRETDTDETVILFLKMAEGRRISPDLVDRIKMTIRKSLSARHVPAVVDECPEIPVTTNGKKVEGAVKQILCGINVKTSASVANAECLDWYREWSNAN